A DNA window from Gasterosteus aculeatus chromosome 16, fGasAcu3.hap1.1, whole genome shotgun sequence contains the following coding sequences:
- the pikfyve gene encoding 1-phosphatidylinositol 3-phosphate 5-kinase isoform X24: protein MAADDKSSSSSSADWSVEPPVSSPASPSHLTHFKPLTPEQDDPPLRSAYSSFVNLFRFNNKEDGRSPSTVSEKPDAPSPSPQAERRSWSTSPTQSLYSSRGHRKQQPDLLRRTSTASDGSRKSDTPLSNHDPRTAVQLRTALKRLKEIMEGRSQDSDLKQYWMPDSQCKECYDCNEKFTTFRRRHHCRLCGQIFCSRCCNQEIPGKFMGYTGDLRACTYCRKIALSYAHSTDSCSIGEDLSALSDSTCSVCVLEPSEPRTPVGGRKSSRNIFLEEDLTWQSMIHQEQQNSGLTSRLTARQEDVGKSPARKRSASVTNLSLDRASMAPSYDSAVSPPTSRGMSGTKSGTKLDHSEEERKILLDSSQLKDLWKKICHNSTGMEFQDHRYWLRTYPNCIVGKELVNWLLRNGTISTRAQAIAIGQALVDGRWLDCVTHHDQLFRDEYALYRPLQSTEFSETPSPDSDSVNSVEGHSEPSWFKDIKFDDSDTEQLADESEYAMPNSASPSKRTSVSSSQSVVDSDSAASINLNMEQNNVNFHIKKQSKYPHVPSAAEQKAEFHLSEDGGQNIIISDAFIKESLFNRRVEEKAKEMLFTPLGWHHSSLDQLREENGEKKAMERLLSANHSHMMALLQQLLYSESLSLSWRDIIVPVVRQVVQTVRPDVRNCDDDMDIRQLVHIKKISGGRKFDSKVVNGFVCTKNIAHKKMNSHIKNPQILLLKCSIEYLYREESKFSCIDPIVLQEREFLKNYVQRIVDVRPTLVLVERTVSRIAQDMLLEHGITLVINVKAQVLERVSRMTQGDLVMSMDQLLTKPRLGTCLKFFMQPFTLANDEAKTLMFFEGCPPHLGCSIKLRGASDYELARVKEIIMLMVCVAYHSQLEISFLMDEFAMPPSLAQSTSFPCLLEGTAVEEEEEEMEEEAADGETSEESLEKTVVPEDSAQGGGTEEGGLPLESSPKTGDVDSFKEKHFADSSSPVRHEEAGNVEKMTSTPFSSPMTMPLCVPPPFLLEEDQEMDSDTLIMAPGGEAEEEEEGSPGAKGDSHDRDEGDGAPATRSFRDPLQDDTGMFVAEQVDSSDDRLKSISAGFKQELKEIILCISPFITFREPFLLTPAGMHCPSRDYFPEQVYLSPLLNKDYKELDGRRKRQLLKDSAPSALVSAQTNGALQPKPINVLPSHSLTSTRIVEQLSGSQDLAKMLADYRAQGGRIRQRDATDPFCAATPASVQSKAPDGPPRPPARADSEEERPSRQTDVSLAPKLDCLNPVNHQRLCVLFSSSSAQSSNAPNPCVSPWIVTMDFYGKNDLSLGVFLERYCFRPSYHCPSMFCETPMVHHIRRFVHGSGCVQIVLKELDSPVPGYQHTILNYSWCRVCKQVTPVVPLSNDSWSMSFAKYLELRFYGHQYSRRANAEPCGHSIHKDYHQYFSYNQMVASFSYTSVRLLEICLPRPKIFIRNLGPSKTNLQQDLKDFTHKVTQVYLAIDDRLTSLKTDTFSKTREEKMEDLFAQKDMEEAELRSWIDKLQVRLQACVLDSPQQVQAVLESLVMKKQGLCEMLQSWNGRLQELFQQEKGRKRLSVPPSPGRHRQTAADDSKCALDSSPRNPSPVVQNGDKEDRHLCILPSSSSSSSSMLPSPGEPAVEAFTPVPSFTEQDSLSIPEDVFDGHLLGSTDSQVKEKSTMKAILANFLPGNSYNPIPFPFDPDKHYLMYEHERVPIAVCEREPSSIIAFALSCKEYKTSLDDLSKTSNAGGDETPQAASAGESRTKSSPARPSESASSQQSRTSMETDPLKDAELGDKQRKQTLNPHVELQFSDANARFYCRIYYAEEFHKMREEIMESPEEDFVRSLSHCVNWQARGGKSGAVFYATEDDRFILKQMPRLEVQSFLDFAPHYFTYITGAVQQKRPTALAKILGVYRIGYKNSQNNTEKKLDLLVMENLFYGRKMAQVFDLKGSLRNRNVKTDSGKESCEVVLLDENLLKLIHDNPLYIRSHCKAILRAAIHSDAYFLSSHLIIDYSLLVGRDDATDQLVVGIIDYIRTFTWDKRLEMVVKSTGILGGQGKMPTVVSPELYRSRFCEAMDKYFLMVPDHWTGLGVNC, encoded by the exons ATGGCTGCAGATGACAagtcctcgtcctcatcctcagcGGACTGGAGCGTCGAGCCGCCCGTCTCTTCGCCGGCGAGCCCCTCCCACTTGACGCACTTCAAACCACTGACTCCGGAGCAGGatgacccccccctccgctccgCCTACAGCTCGTTTGTCAACCTGTTTCGTTTCAACAACAAAG aggATGGACGTTCTCCCTCAACGGTGTCGGAGAAGCCGGACGCTCCATCCCCTTCGCCTCAAGCAGAGCGGAGGAGCTGGTCCACAAGTCCAACCCAGTCCCTCTACAGTTCCAGGGGGCACCGAAAACAGCAGCCAGACCTCCTCCGACGTACCTCAACTGCCTcag ACGGCAGCAGGAAGTCCGACACCCCCCTCAGTAATCATGACCCTCGCACAGCTGTGCAACTCCGCACCGCGCTGAAGAGGTTGAAAGAGATAATGGAGGGAAGGAGCCAG GACAGCGATCTGAAGCAGTACTGGATGCCGGACAGCCAGTGCAAGGAGTGCTACGACTGCAACGAGAAGTTCACCACcttccgccgccgccaccactgCCGTCTGTGCGGACAGATCTTCTGCAGCCGCTGCTGCAACCAGGAAATCCCCGGGAAGTTCATGGGCTACACCG GAGATCTTCGTGCCTGTACGTACTGCCGAAAGATCGCCCTGAGCTACGCTCACTCGACCGACTCGTGCTCCATCGGAGAAGACCTGAGCGCCTTGTCCgactccacctgctctgtgtgtgtgttggagcccAGCGAGCCTCGGACCCCCGTGGGTGGACGGAAGTCCAGCAGGAACATCTTCCTCGAAGAAGACCTGACCTGGCAGAG caTGATTCATCAGGAGCAGCAGAACAGCGGTCTGACCTCCAGACTGACGGCGCGACAAGAAGACGTCGGCAAATCGCCGGCTCGGAAGAG GTCCGCCAGCGTGACCAACCTGTCGCTGGACCGCGCCTCCATGGCGCCCTCTTACGACAGCGCAGTCAGCCCGCCGACCAGCCGGGGCATGTCGGGCACCAAGAGCGGCACCAAGCTGGAccacagcgaggaggagaggaagatccTCCTG GACTCCTCCCAGCTGAAGGACTTGTGGAAGAAGATCTGCCACAACAGCACAGGAATGGAGTTCCAGGACCACAGGTATTGGCTGAGGACCTACCCCaactgcattgtgggaaaagaGCTGGTCAACTGGCTGCTGAGGAACGGCACCATCTCCACCAG GGCACAGGCTATCGCCATAGGACAGGCTCTGGTGGACGGTCGCTGGCTGGACTGCGTCACGCACCACGACCAGCTGTTCAGGGACGAGTACGCCCTCTACCGCCCCCTGCAG AGTACAGAGTTTTCGGAGACGCCGTCTCCAGACAGCGACAGCGTGAACTCCGTGGAGGGACATTCAGAGCCGTCCTGGTTCAAGGACATCAAGTTTGATGACAGCGACACGGAGCAGCTGGCGGACGAGAGCGAGTACGCCATGCCGA ACTCAGCCAGTCCCAGCAAGAGAACATCCGTCAGCAGCTCCCAGTCAGTGGTGGACAGTGACTCCGCCGCCTCCATCAACCTCAACATGGAGCAGAACAATGTCAACTTCCACATCAAGAAACAGTCCAAGTACCCACATGTACCTTCTGCAGCTGAGCAGAAAG CTGAATTCCATCTGTCCGAGGATGGAGGACAGAATATCATTATAAGTGATGCCTTCATCAAAG AGTCTCTGTTCAACCGCCGCGTGGAGGAGAAGGCCAAAGAGATGCTGTTTACTCCGCTGGGTTGGCACCACAGCTCTCTGGATCAGCTGCGAGAGGAGAACGGAGAGAAGAAGGCCATGGAGAGGCTGCT CTCTGCCAACCACAGCCACATGAtggcgctgctgcagcagctgctctaCAGCgagtctctgtctctgtcctggCGGGACATCATCGTCCCCGTGGTCCGACAGGTGGTCCAGACGGTGCGGCCCGACGTTCGCAACTGTGACGACGACATGGACATCCGCCAGCTGGTGCACATCAAGAAG ATCTCTGGAGGCAGGAAGTTTGACTCGAAGGTGGTAAACGGCTTTGTGTGCACCAAGAACATCGCCCACAAGAAG ATGAACTCTCACATCAAGAACCCCCAAATCCTGCTGCTGAAGTGCTCCATAGAGTATCTATACAGGGAGGAGTCCAAGTTTTCCTGCATCGACCCCATTGTGCTGCAG GAACGAGAGTTTTTGAAGAACTACGTGCAGCGGATAGTAGACGTCCGCCCCACGCTGGTGTTGGTGGAGAGGACCGTGTCTCGCATTGCTCAGGACATGCTGCTGGAGCACGGCATCACCCTGGTCATCAACGTCAAAGCG CAAGTCCTGGAGAGGGTGAGTCGTATGACCCAGGGAGACCTGGTGATGTCCATGGACCAGCTCCTCACCAAACCCCGTCTGGGAACCTGCCTCAAGTTCTTCATGCAGCCCTTCACGCTGGCCAACG acgagGCGAAGACTCTGATGTTCTTTGAGGGCTGCCCTCCTCATCTGGGATGCTCGATAAAGCTGCGAGGAGCCTCGGACTACGAGCTGGCCCGCGTGAAGGAGATCATCATGCTGATGGTGTGCGTGGCCTACCACTCCCAGCTGGAGATCTCTTTCCTCATGGACGAGTTTGCCATGCCGCCCAGTTTGGCCCAGAGCACCTCATTCCCCTGCCTGCTGGAGGGCacggctgtggaggaggaggaggaggagatggaggaggaggcggctgaTGGAGAGACGAGCGAAGAGAGCTTGGAGAAAACCGTAGTGCCCGAAGACTCGGCGCAGGGAGGAGGAACTGAGGAGGGGGGCCTTCCCCTCGAATCTTCCCCGAAAACCGGAGACGTTGACTCTTTTAAAGAGAAGCATTTTGCCGACTCGTCGTCCCCCGTACGGCACGAGGAGGCCGGCAACGTGGAGAAAATGACCTCCACGCCTTTCTCCAGTCCCATGACAATGCCTCTGTGCGTGCCGCCTCCCTTCCTCTTGGAGGAAGACCAGGAGATGGACTCGGACACTCTCATCATGGCGCctgggggggaggcggaggaggaggaggagggaagcccAGGAGCCAAGGGGGATTCACACGACAGGGATGAAGGGGACGGCGCTCCCGCCACCCGGTCTTTCCGAGACCCCCTGCAGGACGACACGGGCATGTTCGTGGCCGAGCAGGTGGATTCATCCGACGATCGTCTGAAGTCCATCTCCGCTGGCTTCAAGCAGGAGCTCAAAGAGATCATCCTGTGCATCTCCCCCTTCATCACCTTCAGAGAGCCGTTCCTCCTCACGCCCGCCGGCATGCACTGCCCCAGCAGGGATTACTTTCCAGAGCAG GTCTACCTGTCTCCCCTCCTCAACAAGGACTACAAGGAACTGGACGGACGCCGTAAGCGGCAGCTCCTCAAagactccgccccctccgctCTGGTTAGCGCGCAGACCAACGGCGCCCTCCAGCCGAAACCCATCAACGTGCTGCCCTCGCACAGTCTCACCAGCACCCGCATCGTAGAGCAGCTGAGCGGCAGCCAGGACCTGGCCAAGATGCTGGCCGACTACAGGGCGCAGGGGGGGCGTATCCGCCAGAGGGACGCCACCGACCCCTTCTGCGCCGCGACTCCCGCCAGCGTGCAGAGCAAGGCGCCGGACGGCCCGCCGAGGCCGCCGGCGAGGGccgacagcgaggaggagaggccgaGCAGACAGACCGATGTGAGCTTGGCCCCCAAG CTGGACTGTCTGAACCCCGTCAACCACCAGAGACTGTGCGTGCTCTTCAGCAGCTCATCCGCTCAGTCCAGCAACGCGCCCAACCCCTGCGTCAGCCCCTG GATCGTCACCATGGACTTTTATGGCAAGAACGACCTCTCCCTCGGTGTGTTCTTGGAGCGATACTGTTTCCG GCCGTCCTACCATTGCCCCAGCATGTTCTGCGAGACTCCCATGGTGCACCACATCCGCCGGTTTGTGCACGGCAGCGGCTGCGTGCAGATCGTGTTGAAGGAGCTGGACTCCCCCGTGCCCGGTTACCAGCACACGATTCTCAACTACTCGTGGTGCCGCGTCTGCAAACAG GTGACGCCCGTGGTGCCCCTGTCCAACGACTCGTGGTCCATGTCTTTCGCCAAGTACCTGGAGCTCCGCTTCTACGGGCACCAGTACTCCCGCAGGGCCAACGCGGAGCCCTGCGGACACTCCATCCACAAGGACTACCACCAGTACTTCTCGTACAACCAGATGGTGGCTTCCTTCAG CTACACGTCCGTACGACTGTTGGAGATTTGTCTTCCTCGACCCAAGATCTTCATCAGGAACCTGGGACCTTCTAAGACCAACCTGCAGCAGGACCTGAAGGACTTCACTCACAA AGTGACTCAGGTGTACCTGGCCATAGACGACCGCCTCACCTCCCTCAAGACCGACACCTTCAGTAAGACGCGggaggaaaagatggaggaccTCTTTGCTCAGAAAGAC atggaggaggcggagcttcggAGCTGGATCGATAAACTACAGGTGCGACTGCAGGCCTGCGTGCTGGACTCCCCTCAGCAGGTGCAGGCGGTGCTGGAGTCGCTGGTGATGAAGAAACAGGGTCTGTGCGAGATGCTGCAGTCCTGGAACGGCAG GCTGCAGGAGTTGTTCCAGCAGGAGAAAGGCAGGAAGCGTCTGTCCGTCCCTCCGAGCCCGGGGCGCCACCGGCAGACGGCCGCCGACGACAGCAAG TGCGCCCTGGACTCCTCCCCCCGCAACCCCTCGCCGGTGGTGCAGAATGGGGACAAAG AGGACCGACATCTCTGCATTctgccctcctcgtcctcctcctcctcctccatgctgcCGTCACCAGGAGAACCTGCAGTCGAAGCCTTCACCCCGGTGCCGTCCTTCACTGAGCAGGACTCGCTCAGCATCCCAGAGG ATGTGTTTGATGGACACTTGCTGGGCTCCACGGACAGCCAGGTGAAGGAGAAATCCACCATGAAGGCCATCCTCGCCAACTTCCTGCCCGGCAACAGCTACAACCCCATCCCCTTCCCCTT CGACCCGGACAAACACTACCTGATGTACGAGCACGAGCGGGTTCCCATCGCCGTGTGCGAGCGAGAGCCCAGCTCCATCATCGCCTTCGCTCTCAG CTGTAAGGAGTACAAAACGTCGCTGGACGATCTGTCGAAGACGTCCAACGCGGGCGGGGACGAGACTCCGCAGGCCGCCAG CGCCGGGGAGAGTCGGACTAAGAGCAGCCCGGCTCGGCCCAGTGAGTCGGCCTCGTCCCAGCAGAGCCGCACCAGCATGGAGACGGATCCCCTCA AGGACGCAGAGCTGGGAGACAAACAGAGGAAGCAGACGCTGAATCCACACGTCGAGCTAC AATTCTCTGACGCCAACGCCCGGTTTTACTGTCGCATCTACTACGCCGAGGAGTTCCACAAGATGCGAGAGGAGATCATGGAGAGCCCGGAGGAGGACTTCGTCCGCTCGCTGTCCCACTGCGTCAACTGGCAGGCTCGCGGAGGAAAGTCTGGAGCGGTGTTCTACGCAACAGAag ACGACCGGTTCATCCTGAAGCAGATGCCCCGACTGGAGGTCCAGTCCTTCCTGGACTTTGCTCCTCACTACTTCACCTACATCACCGGAGCCGTGCAGCAGAAA CGGCCCACGGCGCTGGCGAAGATCCTGGGAGTTTACAGGATCGGATACAAGAACTCTCAGAACAACACGGAGAAGAAGCTGGACCTGCTGGTGATGGAGAATCTCTTCTATGGACGCAAGATGGCTCAG GTGTTTGACCTCAAAGGCTCCCTGAGGAACCGCAACGTGAAGACGGACTCGGGGAAGGAGAGCTGCGAGGTGGTGCTGCTGGACGAGAACCTCCTGAAGCTGATCCACGACAACCCGCTGTACATCCGCTCCCACTGCAAGGCCATCCTGCGCGCCGCCATACACAGCGACGCCTACTTCCTGTCCAGCCACCTCATCATCGACTACTCGCTGCTGGTGGGGCGCGACGACGCCACCGACCAGCTGGTGGTCGGCATCAtcg ATTACATCAGGACGTTTACGTGGGACAAGAGGCTGGAGATGGTTGTCAAATCCACCGGAATCCTGGGGGGTCAAG GCAAGATGCCCACCGTGGTCTCTCCCGAGCTCTACAGGTCCCGCTTCTGCGAGGCCATGGACAAGTACTTCCTCATGGTGCCGGACCACTGGACCGGCCTGGGGGTCAACTGCTGA